A region of Geobacillus sp. 46C-IIa DNA encodes the following proteins:
- a CDS encoding sigma factor-like helix-turn-helix DNA-binding protein yields the protein MVEYAMIALAALSILLLIVSFFAKDELKPLEEQIDQLTVSLAQETYQMKKRLQVIEEELLIPERRRPASPRRGGALSPTDRRVLFLHKQGFPLDEIAQETGLTVPEVERAIRRLRR from the coding sequence ATGGTAGAATACGCAATGATCGCTTTGGCGGCCTTATCAATTCTTTTGCTGATCGTCTCGTTTTTTGCCAAAGACGAATTAAAACCGCTCGAAGAACAAATTGACCAGTTGACTGTTTCACTCGCTCAAGAAACGTACCAAATGAAAAAGCGGCTGCAAGTCATCGAGGAAGAGCTGCTCATCCCCGAGCGCCGGCGCCCGGCCTCCCCTCGCCGCGGCGGAGCATTGTCGCCGACGGATCGGCGCGTCTTGTTTTTACATAAGCAAGGGTTTCCGCTCGATGAGATCGCGCAAGAAACCGGCTTGACTGTTCCCGAGGTCGAGCGGGCCATAAGGAGATTGCGGCGATGA